The Fluviispira sanaruensis sequence TTAAATGCCTTTGCACAGAATCCTCAATGTAATCCTAGAGTACATGTTTGGTACACTTTGCAAAATGATTCACAAACGGAATGGCTCGTGCAGATCTCTCGCCTTTATGAAAATAATATTTCATTTGTAGATTCTTCTTGTTCAGAAGTTGATATTATAAACCAAAAGATTTCTTTACAACCAAAAGAAGTTAAGAAATTGGGTATGGTTGTAAATGCTTCGAAAGGATTCAATTCAACTTATTCCTTTATGGGTGTAAGGAATGATGCGCAGCCCAATCCTATGCTCAGTAAAGGAAGAGTTTCTTGCATTTTTATAGTGGCACCTTATGGGCCTGGGCAAATGGATCGTTACGACATTCGTTCAAATAATGCGGATTGTAACTCAACGAATTATGGAATGAATTTATATTTTAAATAAAGGTGGCGGATAAATCATCAGTTTGTTTTGTATTAATTTCTTCTGGTTTGAGTAAGCTAAGGGCTTCTCAGGGCAGAGTTGCTGTCCGCAAATACCCTTCGAAGACCTTAGCTTACTTTCCTCTCTAAATTTTATCTTCGCTGTGAAGATTTAAGCGACTTACTTTTGATGTTTTTGAAGTATCAGAGAATACTGAATATAAGCCTGAGTAAAACTTTCGAAGCGAGCCCAATAAAACGATTTTAAAAATATAAGTTGGCTTATTTAGCCTAAGATTTAGATAAAAGAAAAGCATTCTTGAAGGGTATTTGCGGCCAGCAACTCTGCCCTGAAAGGATGCTATTTCTTTTACCGAGAGTTTAAATAATAATCAAAAAACTTATATATTTAAAATCACACAAAAATTAAATTAGAGTAATACTATCTTTTAAAGACTCAGGAATTTCGATGGAAAATTTCTTTAATTCGCTTTCACTGATTAAAATACTACTTGTTGGAGCAACGATAGGCAAATCTATTGGTTTAATGCCATCGACAAGCATTTTTTTCAAGAGTTGAGCTGCCTGCACACCGGATTGAAAATAATCCACACCAAATTGCATAAGAGGTCCCTTTTTTTCTGCTGTCCCTGTTGCAATTATTGGCACATGTGCTTTGTCGGCAATTTGTCGTACGATAGGAAAAGCAGAAGCAATGGTATTGTCTGTTGGAATAAGAATAGCTTGTGAATTGATTGCGGCATGTTGAGCTGCTGCAGCAACATCTGCTTGGCTATTTGCGCCATTATCTTGGTATGCGATGCCAAATTTATCCAAGGAGATTTTCATTTGTTTAACAATAATAACAGAATTGGGTTCACCTGGATTATATAATAAAGAAACTTTTGTTACGTTAGGTAAGAGCGCTCGCATTATTGTGATCTGTTTTTCTATATCGGCCATATCTGTTGCACCGGTGATATTCGAGTCACTTTCTCTTAAATGCAGACCTTCTGGGTCTGTTACAGCGGCAAAGGCAATGGGTCTATTTTTAATTTCAGATTTTAATGCTTGGACAGCCGGTGTGGCGATAGCATAAAAACCAGAAATACTCTTATTTGCTTTAAAGCTTGAAGCAATCGCTTGTGCTTGCATCATTGAGCCTTGAGCATTTTGTTCAATTATTGTTATTTTATCCCCGAGTTCTTTTTTAATTTCAGACAAAAAACCACGCATGGTGTCATCTAAAGCTGGAAAAGATGCAGTTTGCAGAACACCAATTGTGTAATGACCTGCAGCGGTATTATTTCTCTTTATAAATAGAACTGTGCCTAAAATTACAACTAAGCCCAAAATAAGTGCAATAATTTTTTTATTCATGTGAGTTAACTCCACAAAAGTAGTTTAATACTAAAATATTTAATTTTTAAATTAAAGGAATTTATTAAAAAAAGAAATAGTAACGGTAGGCTAAATATGAAGTTTTACGTGCGGATGAGAATGGTAAAGAAAACTGAAAATTATGCTCTGTTTCTATAAACCCTATATTCGTTTGCATTGCTCTGCTCCGTGTCGTTTGCTTGAGTCATCCATATTGTACGATAAAGCCTACTGTTTAGTTAACTCTTCTTCGCACTATGACAGCAAGCATGATAACTTTTTTTCCATATATTGGCAAGTCTTAGTAACTATTTGCTCACAAAATTAAATGCATTATCATGCATTTAATTGCAGATATTGCTTTTGTTGCTAAGTATTAGCAACAACCTCTCTATATATAATTTAAGAACCTGTGTTCAGCTGGCCTTTTTGCAAAACCCAAGTGCGATTCGCGAGGAATTTTGCTTGCTGTTCTGCATGAGTGATCATCATAGTGGCCATATTGCGATTCTTCGTGAAGTTTTGCACAAATTGGAGTAGATTTTCAGTTGAAACGGGATCCAAAGCGGCCGTAGGTTCATCTAATAAAAGAATGTCAGGTTCGCATAGGGTCGCCATGATAATTGTAATAATTTGTCGTTGTCCCCCAGAAAGAATTCCAATCGGGGTGTTTAACAACTCTTCAAGTCTTAAACCTAATGGTTTTAATGTTTCTTCTACTATTTGTTCTGGAAAGTTCTTGATAGCGCTTTTAAAGCCAGCTTTTTTGCTTTTAAGCGTGGCCATAGCTAAGTTTTCAGCAACGGTCATTGTTGAGACAGAACCCATGTGGGTATTTTGAAATACGCGGCTGATAAAGCGAGCTCTTTTTGCTTCGGAGAGGGCTGATATTTCTTCATTATTGCGCAGAATTTTCCCGCTGGTTGGGGAAAGTCTGCCAGAAACGACATCAAGTAAAGTGCTCTTTCCGGCACCATTGTGGCCGAGAATAAGAATAAAATCTTTGGCATTAATGGAGCAGTTAATATCTTGTAGAGCTTTAAATTCTCCAAACTCAACATTTACATTTTCTAATTTAATCATACTGCAACAGTTCCTTTAGATTTTTTACTTTCTAATTTTTTGACAACTAGAATAACTACTATAAGGAGTCCTGTTATCAATTTTTGCCATGAAGGTTCAACTTGGAATTCTATTGTAATTGCAATTATCAATTGATAAACAATGGAACCCAGAATCGCCATAATAAACATATTTAATGCTAATAGCTCTGCAATCATACAACCTGCAAGTGCTGCAATTAATATACCAACATTACCAAAGGCAGAAAAAAAACCACTGTATTGGACAAATATTCCACCAGCTAAAGCGCTTAACGAGTTGGCTAAAATTAAAGAAAGAGTGATATATAAAGGCACACTTTTACCAAGTGAAGTCACAAATTGTTCATTTATGCCTGTTGATCTTAAAATAAATCCATTTTCAGTTTTCATATACCAAATAAAGATAAAAGCAACAGAAAGTGCCATAGCAGCAAGCAGAATTAAGGTGCCAAAAGGAATGAAATGAATAAGAGAAAATATAGTTGGAGCATTGCCAAGGGCAACATTCGCTCCACCAATATTAATACTAATAGAAAAAAGCATTGTCGTTACAACAATACCTGATATTAATTTGTTTAATCCAAGTTTTGTATGCAGCAAACCGGTAACGCTGCCTGAAATACCGCCGGCGAGGCAGCCAAAAAGCAAAGCTAGCCAAGGATCTGTTTTGTGCAAAAGTGACCAAGCAACAACGGCTCCGCCTAAACCAAAAGTGCCTTCAATACTGAAGTCATCAAATTTCATAACTCGAGATGCGAGATAAATGGCCATGACGATAAAAGCACCAATAAAACCACGTTCAAAAATACCGATAACAACAGGCAAAAACGACATCATGCTCATTTATCCTAACTAAACAGAAAAATCAGATTACATTAACGATACGCTGTCTTTAATAGACTCAGGAATAACGAGCCCAAGTCTCTCTACAACTTTTGAACTTATAAGTATACTGCTACTCGGCGATACTACGGGTAAGTCCATAGGTTTTATACCATCAATTAATATTTTTTTCATGAGTTGAGCTGCTTGGACGCCTGATTGAGTGTAGTCGACACCGAATTGCATAAGTGGCCCTTCGCTTTCACCCGTCCAAGTTGTGACAAAAGGGGTATTGGCTTTATCTGCAATTTGACGAACGATTGGTAATGCAGAAGCAATCGTATTGTCTGTTGGAATAAGAATAAGATCAGAGTTTTGTGCAGCATGTTGAGCAGCTGCAGCAACATCTGCCTGGCTATTTGCTCCATTGTCTTGATAAGCAATGCCATATTTGTCTAATGTTGTTTTCATTAGTCTAACTAAGAGCACAGAGTTTGTTTCGCCTGGATTGTATAATAAAGCAACTTTTGTTAACTTAGGCATTATCTCTCTTAGAATTGAAATTTGTTTTTCAATATCTGCCATGTCCGATGCGCCAGTGATATTTGAACCAGCTTCTCTTAAATGCAAGCCAATAGGATCTGTCACTGCTGCAAAAGTAATAGGTCTGTTTTTAACCTCTGATTTTAATGCTTGCACAGCTGGTGTTGCAATAGCAAAAAAGCCTGAAATGCTTTTATTTGCTTTGAAGCTTGAAGCAATTGCTTGAGCTTGCATCAAAGAGCCTTGAGCATTCTGTTCAATAACAGTTACATTATCACCCAGTTCTTTTTTAATTTCGGAAATAAAACCTTTCGCTGAATCATCTAATGGGGGGAATGATGCAGTTTGTAAAATTCCGATTGTGATGTGATTTTCTTTTGGATTATTTCTTTTTAATAAAACAACTGCTGCTAAAATGGCAATTAAACCTAAGAGAAGTGCTATGATCTTTTTGGTCATGAATGTAAACTCCACAAATGTAATTTAAATACAAAAATGTATTTTAAAATAATATTTAATTTTTAGATAAAGGAATTTTTAAAAAAAGAAATAAAATCGATTGGTAAAATAGGAGGTCACGCAGGAAGAAGATAAAGGTGAAGAAAGCTGAGTTTCTCGCTGTATTACTTTAGATCTTATTTTCGTTTGCATTATTTGCTCCGTATCGATTGCTTAAGTCATTCATTTTAAATGAGAATGTTAGAATTTGTCATAACATTAACACGTACGATGACAGCTGCTAGACTATCTATTTTTAATGCTATTGGCAAGTAAGAATTGAAAACTTTTTGCTTAAATTTTAGAAAACAGATTTTCTATAAAGGGATCGAACTATCCCAATAATTTTATCCGATTCATCAATGCCAAAGGGAATGGGTTCAAAATCGGGGTTTTCAGGTACTAAAAAAGCAGGAGGCAGAGGATTTTTGTGAGAAATATTCTTCAATGCGAGTTTATAGAGTGCAGATCCTTTTTGAGCGTATCTTTTGACTGTGACTTCACCTTGATTCAGGTAGGCCACAACAATATCACGATCATGAGCCGTCTGAATCGTTTCTACCAAAATTATGTCTTTTGGCAGAAAACCCACGTTTAACATACTATAACCTTCTATATTTAAAGCGAATACTTTGCCATCGCGCAAAGTATTGCGAGCTACACTCGGAAATATTATAAATTCTCCGGCATTTTCAATAGCTTCATGTGGGTTTCCCGCTTGGACAATTCCGAGCATAGGCACTCTCAAAAGATCTTCGAATCCTGGTAAGACATTCGAGTTATTCATTTTCTCTAAATATTTTTTCTTTGCGCTGGTAAAGCGACTCTTATGAGAAAGAGTGTTAACAGCTGGATATTGATTAAATATTCCATCGAGTACAGCCGCAGTGGGCACCAATTGACGTGACTTCCCTGGCATAGGTGATAGTAACAAACCCTTTTTTCTTAAGGCAGCTATAACATCTTGGGCACTGCCAACGGATTTCCATTGGAAATAATTTGCAATTTCCCGGATAGTTGGTGGAGTGCCAGTGGAATCCATGTGATTGAGGATAAATTCCATTACTTTACGTTGTACATGAGTAAGTTCGAGCATTGAAAGCCTCTCGAATTCAAGAAAAAAAGAGTACCATACGAAGATATGGTACTCTTTTTTTGCGCAGCTATCAAGAAGCTTAGTTAACTTAATTTGTCTAAGTCGAAATAAAGTCTTTTATTTTGTGTTCCATTTCCTTTTTAAGTTTATTAATGACGCTTTTATTTATAGAAGTAACAACGAAATCTCTTTTTTCTTTTGCATTCCAAGTTCCTTGTCTTTTAGCATATTGCCATGTGAGAGTAGCAATTCTTTCTTGTAATGTATTGATATATTCTTGTTTATTTAGTGTGTCTGGGTGAATTTTGCATTCTTTTATAAAGTTTAAAACTTCTTTGTAGCCTATAGCTTGAATTGCATGGAATTTTGCAAGCTCATCACCATATTTCTCATATAATACCTTAACTTCTTCAATCCAACCATGATTAAATAAAATAGGAACTCTTGTTTTAATACGTTCTTTCAATTTATCATCTTCGGGTTCAAGATGAATTACGTAACAAGGGAAGAGCGTTTCTTGATCATTCAGAACCCCCGTTTTAGAGCGGAGAGTGCTCATCGGTATTCCTGTTAAAATATAGATTTCAAGTGCTCTTTCGATTCGGGTTTTATCATTTGGATGTAATTCTTGTGCCCGTATAGGATCAACTTGATTTAACCACTCATGACACCATGGCCAACCGTTTGTTTCTGCTAGAATCCTTAATTTTTCACGAAATTCATCATTGCGAGCAGGAAAGTTATCGAGACCATGTAAAAAAGCGCGAAGATAGAGACCACTGCCACCAACGCAAAATGGAATATGACCCCTATCGATAATTTCTTTACAAGTCTCAGTTACTTTCTTCGCAAATGTATTGGCATCTAAATTTTCATTTATATGTATGAGATCGATACAGTGATAAATATAATTTTGTCGTTCTTCTGCGCTCGGTTTTGCTGTACCAGCAGAAAGTTCTTTATATATTTGAAAAGCATCTAAATTGACTATCTCGCATTTTTTACCTTCTGCTGCAAATTGATCAACTAAAGTATGCGCCAACCCAGATTTGCCGCTCGCAGTAGGTCCGATAAATATAAAAGCGAAAAGGTTGCCTGTTTGAATTATGTCCTTTGAAACCACGTAGAAATATCCTTCTCAGAAAATTTACGAATAACTGGTCGACCATGTGGGCAGTGGGCGTAAAAATCAACATCTTTTGCGCGCCCTAATAATCTTTTGACCAGTTCTTCATTCAATGGGTCACCTGCTCTAACAGCACTATGGCAGGCTATCGTTGCAAATAAAAGATGATATATTTTTTCACTATCTAAAGCTTGAGACTGCATATTGAGTTCAATAAATTCCTTGTTTATTTTTTGAGCTTTTTCAATAAGTGGGTGAATTTCGGTTTGTGGTATTCCGTTGAATGTAAGTATACGTGCAATGATTTCATCAAAAACTTCTGGTATTTTTTGTGGGGTCAGAAAGCTTGGAAAAGAATGAATTGCAATATGGTTATTTTTTAAGATTTCAATTTGAAAACCGAGGTTGTCTATTTTATTTTTATCTTCAGAAATAATCTCTGAAATAATTTCTGTTGATGGAATAATTACGGGTGTTAATAATTGTTGTTTAAGTATCATTTTATTCATATGGGAAACAATGAGTTCTTCAAATAATATTCTTTCATGAAAAGCATGTTGGTCAATTATCCAAAGTTCTTTAGATATTTCAAGCAATAAAAAGCATTGAGCGAATTGTCCTAAATAAATTGCAGAATCAAAAATTGAAGTTTTTATTTCTGTAAATAATTTCTCTTGATTTATTCTTGGTGAGGTTTTTTCTATAACTTTATCATTTAAAATATTATTTTTTTCATAACTCGTTTCATCGGTTTTCAGTTTCCCAACGGAATTCCCTTTGAGATTGTAACTGTAATCTTTTTTAAATTGATTGCTATTTGAAGAATTATTGAGCGATGAGGATAAAGTTTTTTCATACTTAGGGATCGTTTGAACAGCAGAACTTTTGGGCGATAATTCTTGATAATTTTGTGCTTCATATTTAGGGATCGTTTGAACAGATTCAACTTTCGGCAAAGAGGGGTGAGAATCATTGGACTCTTGTGTCGAAGTCCGCGATGCTTTATTATGAATGGCTTCTTTTAATGTGTTTTGAATTCCGATATAAATCAGATCTTGTATAACAGCATTGTCATAAAATCGGACTTCAACTTTGGACGGATGGGCATTCACATCAACCCAAGAGGGATCCACTTCTACAAAAATAATTGCGGGTGCAACGAGCCCTTTTAAGAGCAATCCTTGGTATGCTTGAATAACTCCTGTGCGAACAATTTTATCTTTAACATAACGGCCATTGACAAAAGTTATGAAATGACTCGGTGTTGTTTTGGCGGTGTGTGGTAAACCTATGAAGCCTGTTAATTTAAAAGATCCACGCGTATAGTTTATTTCGGTAAAATCTTTTGCATTAAAGTTAAATATTTCAGTAAAACGATCCGCAGAAGAATTTTTTGCTTTATAATTAAAAACTTCTCTGCCATTGTGAGATAATCGAAAAGTAATATTATAAAAAGCTAAAGAAACAGCGGTTAAGAAATCGTGAATATGCGCGAATTCAGTTGCAGTTGATTTTAGAAACTTTAATCTAACAGGGACGCCAGAAAAAAGATCTTTGACTTGCACAGTTGTGCCAACTGATGTCGAGACATCTTTTTCTGAAATACGCTTCCCACAGTTTAAAGTAATTTCACGGCCCAAATCTTGATCGTGTGGGCGTGATTTTATAGAGAAATGTGACACAGATGCAATACTTGGCAAGGCTTCTCCCCGAAAACCAAAACTGAGTAGAGTGTCTAAATCTTTAAATTGAGAAATCTTACTGGTAGCATGTCTTTCCAGTGCAAGGGAAAGATTTTTTGCGGACATGCCATAACCATCATCTGCAATGCGTATCATTTGCTTTCCGCCATCGAGCAGTTCGATGGAAATGTGTTTAGAGCCTGCATCGATGGAGTTTTCTACCAATTCCTTTATGACATTATAAGGTCTTTCAACAACTTCTCCGGCTTTTATTTGATTTATAAGTTCATCGTTTAGATGTCTGATCTCATTTTGTAGCAAAGGAGTTCTCCTACAGAATAATGAATTAATTTAAGTTAATTCATTATTATTTATTTTTTATAATAATTGCAAAAACACACCCCGTTCTATTGTATGTGTTCTTGTTAAAGGCAGGATACCGTTCTTCAGTTAAACCATCAATTGTTAATTAAAAGTTTGAAAAAGCGTTATGAAGTCCATTTTTTTTTATGGACGATGATCATGAGAATGCGTTTGTTTCTTTGACATAATATATTCTGTTAAAGATAAAAAAAGTGTTGAAGCAATAAAGGTCATATGAATGATAATCTGCCATTTAATTTTATCAATTTCCATTTTATCAATATCGATAAAAGATCGTAATAAATGAATACTTGATATACCTATCAATGAACTTGCTAACTTTACTTTAATTGCGCCAGGATCAATGTGATCGAGCCAATCAGGTTTGTCATCATGGTGATCAAGATTTAATTTGCTTACAAATGTTGCATATCCACCAATGATCACCATAGCCACTAAGTTTGCAACCATTGTGATGTCAACGAGACTTAAAATGCCAAGCAAAATTTGGAGTTCGGAACTGACATCTGCGGAACCAATTGTATGGACGAGCTCAAGAATAAATTTATAAGTATATATTATTTGAACTGCGATAAGGCCAAAATACATTGGCGCTTGCAGCCAGCGGCTTGCAAAAATAATATATTCTAATACATGTTCAACTAATTCTCTTTTTTTAGCTATTTTATTTTGCATCAATTGTAATTTATCCTCACTCACATAAAATATATATTAAAATAATTTATAATATATTTTCACAAATCCATTTCGCATAATACGTAACAATGAGATCCGCTCCAGCGCGTTTCATTGAAAGAAGGCTTTCGAGAACCGCTGCTTTTTCATCAATCAGATTATTTTGTGCTGCGCACTTAAGCATAGCATACTCGCCGCTGACTTGATAAATAACCACGGGCACTTCACTTTCACTTTTAATTCTTGTCACAATGTCCAAGTAAGGTAAACCTGGTTTAACCATAACCATATCCGCGCCTTCTTGAATGTCAAGTATTGCTTCGCGCACTGCTTCACGGGAATTGGCGGGATTGAGTTGATAAGTTTTTTTGTCTAAACTGCGTGCGCCAGAAGATATTGCTTCGCGAAAGGGGCCATAAAAAGCCGAAGCATATTTTGCACTGTAAGCTAAAATTCCTGTCCCAGTATAACCTTCGGTATCGAGAGTTGTGCGAATGGCTGCTATTCTTCCATCCATCATATCGCTTGGACAAACGAAATCGACTCCGCAAGCTGCATAGGAGAGTGATTGTTTGCACAACACTTCAACGGTTTCATCGTTTAAAACATAGCCTTTTTCATTAATAATTCCATCATGTCCGTGGGTTGTATATGGATCAAGTGCAACATCAACGAAAATTATCATATCAGGAAATGTTTCTTTAATTTTGCGGATACTATTTTGAATCAATCCATCTGGATTATATGCTTCCGTCCCAAGGAGATCTTTACGAGAAATGTCAATAACTGGGAAAAGCATAATTGCATGAATGCCAAGTTTTTTTATTCCATCAATTTCATTGATAAGATCATCATATGGGGTGCGATAAACTCCAGGTAAGCTTTCAATATCAAATCGTTTAGTTCCTTTTTCAGAAATAAAAAGAGGTAAAATGAGATCCGTCTTTTGCAATTTATTTTCTTGAACAAGGGAACGAATGTTTTCATTTATTCTAAGACGACGTGGGCGTATATGATTATTGCCAATAGGTAGGTCAGGAAAAACTTGAAAACGATTCATTTACTGCTCCTTTTTATTGCATTTAACAGCCTTTTTTCATAGTTTCTTGAAATGGGCTGCGTTGAGTATGTTCATTTGCAGTTTTTGAAGCAAGTGTTTTAAGACTTTAGCTTTGAAGTTTTTCAGTATCATCTTTGCAGGAACATCCACTCTAGGTTATATTTATTTTGTAATCAGTGAATTGCAATTTTTGCCACTGCACATTGTTTGGAGAAGACCTATGCCACTTGTTCCTATAGTTGTTGAGCAAACCAATCGAGGAGAACGTTCTTACGATGTGTGGTCTCGCCTTCTAAAAGATCGAATCGTATTTCTTGGCACCCCAGTTTATGATGAAGTTGCCAATCTGATTGTTGCTCAACTTCTCTTTCTGGAGTCCCAAGATCCTGAAAAAGATATTAGTTTTTATATAAATAGCCCTGGAGGAAGTGTCACTGCAGGTCTAGCAATTTATGATGCAATGCAAGTGATTCGCCCGCAGGTTCGTACTTTTTGCGTTGGGCAATGTGCGAGCATGGGTGCTCTGCTTTTAGCGGCTGGAGCAAAAGGAAAACGATATGCATTGCCTAATAGCCGTGTTATGATTCATCAACCGAGCGGAGGAGCTGGTGGACAAGCAACAGATATTGCTATTCAAGCAAAAGAAATCATCTCCCTTAAAAAGCGTTTGAACGAAATCTTAGCTGCTCATACAGGCAAAAAAATTACAGATATCGAAGCAGATGCGGACAGGGATTTTTTCATGTCGGCATCTGAAGCTAAGGATTATGGTCTGGTTGACGATATTTTAATGCCGAGATCTGACAGAGTGGCTTTTACGGGTCTCTGATAAAAGGTAGTGAATTGTTATGATACAAAATGGAATAAAATTTTCATCAGGACGCGGTGGCTCAAACAGCTCTCATGGCCTCCACTGTAGTTTTTGCGGTAAAAGTCAAAGAGAAGTTAAAAAGCTCATTGCAGGGCCAAATGTTTATATTTGTGATGAATGTATTGAACTCTGTAATGAAATTATTGCTGAGGAAATGGAAAAAGACGATGCTGCACAAATAGCGGAAGGCGTTCCAAGTCCAAGCGAAATTAAAAAAGTTCTTGATGAATATGTGATCGGGCAAGAAAGAGCAAAAAAGGTTCTTTCAGTAGCTGTTCATAACCACTACAAGCGCATAGAGCATGGTTCGAATGCTGCGAAAGAAGATGTTGAGCTCTCTAAAAGCAACATTTTACTCATTGGGCCAACAGGCTCTGGTAAAACCCTTTTAGCGCAAAGTATGGCGCGCATTTTACAGGTTCCTTTTACAATTGCTGATGCAACTAACTTAACTGAAGCCGGTTATGTTGGTGAAGATGTTGAAAATATTATTTTAAATCTTCTCCAGGCGGCAGAATTTGATGTAGAACAAGCGCAAAAAGGCATTGCCTATGTAGATGAAATTGACAAAATTGCCCGTAAAGGTGAAAACACATCGATCACTCGTGATGTTTCAGGTGAAGGTGTTCAACAAGCATTGCTTAAACTTCTTGAAGGAACTGTTGCCAATGTACCCCCAAGAGGTGGACGTAAACACCCTCAACAAGAATTTCTCCAAGTTGACACTACAAATATTTTATTTATTTGCGGTGGGGCTTTTGCAGGGCTGGAGGAAATTATTCGCAATCGTATGGAACAAACAGCGATGGGATTTGGCGCAGATATTAAGAATAAATCCAAGATGTCTGTTACAGATCTCTTTGCTAAAGTGAGAGTAGAAGATCTCTTAAAATTTGGTATGATACCAGAATTTATGGGACGTTTGCCGGTAATTGTTACATTAGCTGAGCTCGATGAATCTGCGCTTGTGCAAGTTTTAACTCAACCTAAAAATTCAATCATTAAGCAATTTCAAAAGTTGTTTAGTTATGAAAGAGTTATTTTAGAATTTACTCAAGAAGCTCTTATAGCTGTTTCACAAGAAGCAATAAAAAGAAAGACAGGTGCACGCGGTTTGCGAGCAATACTTGAAGACGTGATGTTAGAAACCATGTTTGATATTCCTGGACAAAGAAATGTTAAGCAAATTACGGTAACGCCTGAGTGCATTCGTGAAGGAAAACCACCTGAAAGAATTTTGTTAACCGAAGAAGAAATTCTACAGAGACAAGAACAACGTGCGCGAGCTCAGTCATCTGCTACTCAACCTGCTTCGACAACAGCAGCCAAAGTTAAAACATCTGCAAAGAAATAAATTATTTCTTTGCAGAAATTTTTGCACAGTAAATTTTTCAACAGATATGGTCTTATCTGCTTCCTGCCATTTTTGCGACTCACTGAGTTTATAAATAATCTGTAAAAATAAATAAGAGAATAAGAAAAATTAAAAACAATTGCACTAGAGGAAGGATTCTATGCTGCAAGGAATTGATAAAGTTGCGGAAAGTCTACCCCTTTTGCCATTAAAAGATATTGTGGTTTTCCCTCAAATGATTTTACCCGTCTTCGTTGCGGAGGATATTTGCATGCGAGCTGTTGAAGCTGCATGTGCAAAAGATAGATTTATTTTTCTCTCAGCATTTCGCTCAGAAATAAATCGTGAGCATGATTCCTATCCCGAATTACGTGTATCTACACCTCCGCCGTTTGACGTCTATGATGTGGGCACTATTGCTACAGTTATGCGCACACGTAAACTTCCTGATGGGAGAACGAAAGTTCTCATTCAAGGAGTTTCTAAAGGAAGTATTATTAACTTGAAACAAACTGAGCCATTTCCGATTGTTAACTTAAGAGTGTTACCAGATAAAGAATGTTCTCAAGAAAGTGAAGCTCTTTGTCGTGCCGTTAAAGAACAATTAGAGAAAATAGTTACTTTTGGGCGGACAATTTCTCCAGATCTTTTAATGCTCCTTGAAGATGTGACAGAAGTTGGTAAATTAGCAGATCTTGTCGCAAGTAATTTAGGTTTAAAAATTGTGGAAGCACAAAAAGTTTTAGCAACGATAGAACCTTTCGAAAGATTAAGAAGGGTTCATACTTTATTATTGCGCGAGTTAGAAAAC is a genomic window containing:
- a CDS encoding ABC transporter substrate-binding protein, whose translation is MNKKIIALILGLVVILGTVLFIKRNNTAAGHYTIGVLQTASFPALDDTMRGFLSEIKKELGDKITIIEQNAQGSMMQAQAIASSFKANKSISGFYAIATPAVQALKSEIKNRPIAFAAVTDPEGLHLRESDSNITGATDMADIEKQITIMRALLPNVTKVSLLYNPGEPNSVIIVKQMKISLDKFGIAYQDNGANSQADVAAAAQHAAINSQAILIPTDNTIASAFPIVRQIADKAHVPIIATGTAEKKGPLMQFGVDYFQSGVQAAQLLKKMLVDGIKPIDLPIVAPTSSILISESELKKFSIEIPESLKDSITLI
- a CDS encoding ATP-binding cassette domain-containing protein, which encodes MIKLENVNVEFGEFKALQDINCSINAKDFILILGHNGAGKSTLLDVVSGRLSPTSGKILRNNEEISALSEAKRARFISRVFQNTHMGSVSTMTVAENLAMATLKSKKAGFKSAIKNFPEQIVEETLKPLGLRLEELLNTPIGILSGGQRQIITIIMATLCEPDILLLDEPTAALDPVSTENLLQFVQNFTKNRNMATMMITHAEQQAKFLANRTWVLQKGQLNTGS
- a CDS encoding ABC transporter permease, encoding MMSFLPVVIGIFERGFIGAFIVMAIYLASRVMKFDDFSIEGTFGLGGAVVAWSLLHKTDPWLALLFGCLAGGISGSVTGLLHTKLGLNKLISGIVVTTMLFSISINIGGANVALGNAPTIFSLIHFIPFGTLILLAAMALSVAFIFIWYMKTENGFILRSTGINEQFVTSLGKSVPLYITLSLILANSLSALAGGIFVQYSGFFSAFGNVGILIAALAGCMIAELLALNMFIMAILGSIVYQLIIAITIEFQVEPSWQKLITGLLIVVILVVKKLESKKSKGTVAV
- a CDS encoding ABC transporter substrate-binding protein, with the protein product MTKKIIALLLGLIAILAAVVLLKRNNPKENHITIGILQTASFPPLDDSAKGFISEIKKELGDNVTVIEQNAQGSLMQAQAIASSFKANKSISGFFAIATPAVQALKSEVKNRPITFAAVTDPIGLHLREAGSNITGASDMADIEKQISILREIMPKLTKVALLYNPGETNSVLLVRLMKTTLDKYGIAYQDNGANSQADVAAAAQHAAQNSDLILIPTDNTIASALPIVRQIADKANTPFVTTWTGESEGPLMQFGVDYTQSGVQAAQLMKKILIDGIKPMDLPVVSPSSSILISSKVVERLGLVIPESIKDSVSLM
- the lexA gene encoding transcriptional repressor LexA produces the protein MLELTHVQRKVMEFILNHMDSTGTPPTIREIANYFQWKSVGSAQDVIAALRKKGLLLSPMPGKSRQLVPTAAVLDGIFNQYPAVNTLSHKSRFTSAKKKYLEKMNNSNVLPGFEDLLRVPMLGIVQAGNPHEAIENAGEFIIFPSVARNTLRDGKVFALNIEGYSMLNVGFLPKDIILVETIQTAHDRDIVVAYLNQGEVTVKRYAQKGSALYKLALKNISHKNPLPPAFLVPENPDFEPIPFGIDESDKIIGIVRSLYRKSVF
- the miaA gene encoding tRNA (adenosine(37)-N6)-dimethylallyltransferase MiaA; this encodes MVSKDIIQTGNLFAFIFIGPTASGKSGLAHTLVDQFAAEGKKCEIVNLDAFQIYKELSAGTAKPSAEERQNYIYHCIDLIHINENLDANTFAKKVTETCKEIIDRGHIPFCVGGSGLYLRAFLHGLDNFPARNDEFREKLRILAETNGWPWCHEWLNQVDPIRAQELHPNDKTRIERALEIYILTGIPMSTLRSKTGVLNDQETLFPCYVIHLEPEDDKLKERIKTRVPILFNHGWIEEVKVLYEKYGDELAKFHAIQAIGYKEVLNFIKECKIHPDTLNKQEYINTLQERIATLTWQYAKRQGTWNAKEKRDFVVTSINKSVINKLKKEMEHKIKDFIST